One Archangium violaceum genomic window, GCAAGGCTCGGCTTCGGAAACAGGGACGCGGAAGGTGCAGGCGGTACCCGTCGTGTGATTCGGATAGGTATGGCACCCGCTCGCGAAGATGACGTAGTCTCCGAAGGAGTTGTAGGCCGTCTCGCGCGCCGCATTGATGTAACCACATTTCCTCGCCCACGCGTTACGGCCCACGGCCTGCTCCGGATACAGGATTTGATCATCCTGGAAGCAGCGCGTCTCGACTTGCGCCCACGCCGACGACGAGATCGAAAAAGCAGCCACGACAATCAGACGCACAAACATGATTCTCATGTGAGCATCACCCCTTTTATGCCTCGAAAGGCAGTCAGGCGTTATAAGCCGGACTCACACCAAAAGTGAAGACTAAATAAACACCCTGTAAAACATTCAGGATGGGGAATTCCCTCCATCCGCGCTACCTGTTCTTCACGGACCTCTAGAGTGAGAGCGACGGACTGGCCCTCGGTACGCGAAATCGCATACGCGTAACCTCATACGCACAATCGCATATGCGACGCCGTATAGGTGAAATTCCCTACAACAGCCGCATAGCCGGGTTTCCTGGGCGCTCGGCACCCCGCCTGGACTCATCTATGAGGGAATCCCCTCCAAATCCCTTGGAGCCAGGAGTCGCGGGATGCAAAACAACACAGGGTAGTGGATGCCCGGGCTGTTGGGAGTCTGGCTCGGAGTCCTGCTGACTGTTGGCTGTGGGAGGCCCGTCGGCGTTCCAGAAGAGCCGGAGGTGCTGGACTCCGCTCTGCAAGACACGCGGGCGGGAGACCGTATCGCGGCGGGAGTCAGCCATTCGTTGGCGGTGCGCCCGGATGGCACGGTCTGGGCTGTGGGCGGCAACGGCTATGGCCAGCTGGGAGGTGGGACCACGAGCGCTCGCCGGACGCCGGTGCAGGTGCAAGGGCTGAGCGGAGTGGCGGCCGTGGATGTGGGCTCCAACCACTCGCTGGCGGTGCTCTCCGACGGTACCGTGTGGGCCTGAGGTGACAACTCCACCGGCCAGCTGGGGGATGGCACCACGAACCCCAGCTCCGAGCCCGTGCAGGTGCGCGAGCTGAGCGGGGTGGTGGCCGTGGCCGCTGGCACCCTTCACTTGTTGGCGGTGCTCTCCGACGGCACCCTGTGGGCATGGGGCTCCAACGAATACGGCCAGCGGGGAGATGGGTCCACGGCCTGGCTCTCCTCGCCGGTGCGGGTGCAGGGGCTGAGCGGAGTGGTGGCCACGGCCGCTGGCGGCGGCCATGTGTTGGCGGTGCGCTCCGACGGCACCCTGTGGTCCTGGGGATACAACCCCTACGGCCAGTTGGGCAATGGAGCGCCCGTGTACGCCACCACAGCCATCCGCTCCCTGCTGTATTGAATTGCGAGGCCCCGTGGCCACGCCTCCCTCTCCGCGGGAACATGCGGAGAGGGAACGGGCTGAATGACCGCGGACTACACCGAGATGCCCACCGGCAGGGTGGCGATGTAACCCGCCGTGGGGCTGCCCGTGACGCTCGCCATCTGGAGTGACGTCCCGTCCCGGAAGACCATGTCCGTGGCGAAGCTGACCCTGGACAGGTTGGTCTGGCTCACGCTGTACCCCGTGGTGGAATACACCGTCTTGCAGACATCCAACGGGAAGGCGATCTGCGAGGTCTTGATCTTGTAGCTGGCGGACGTGGCCTTCGCGAGGCTGGGGTAGATCTCGAAGTGCAGGTGCGGCACCCGGCCGTCATAACAACCCGGGAAGATGGTCTTGAAGGTCACCGTCCCGTCGCTGCCCGTTTCCTGCACGCCTCTCAGATAGTTCTGGTTGGGAAGGGCATACATCGAGTACTTGCCGTCACGGTCACACTGCCAGAGGTAGATGGCGTAGCCCGACAGTGGGGCGCAGCTCTGCCTGGAGTTGACCAGGGTGAGCTTGAGCGTGAGCAGGACGCCCGCCGCGGTACCGGTTGCACCGGCGATGCTGGAGCGGATGTCACTGCGCACGATGCCCGACAGCTTGAGCGCGTTGGGTCCGTTGGACCCATCACCCGGATACGGCCCCTGGGTCTCCTCGGGGATCGTCGCACAGCTCGCAAGCCCGTCCTCGGTGAGGAGGCCCTCGCCACCGATGCCCTCCTCGGCGCCGGCCCCGCAGCCCACCAGGGGCATGAGCGTGGCCCCAGCCATCAACTGCAGGATTTGTCTGCGGCCCGTCCTCTGCGCCAGGATCTTCAGATCGTGCTCGAGGCCCTTGTCGTGATCGTGATCATTTTCAATCATTGTGTCCCCCGTGGGTTGCAGCACGAGGAAGGTAGAAGGCCTTTCTTAAGCATTCCTTAAGCAGAACAGGAAATCATTACAAACACATCTTCTTCGAATATGTGGAATATCACGTAAGTCCAACCTGCAGAGGCTCGGCCCTCGACAGGAACCCTGTCGCAGTGGCAACTGCAACACGGTTTCAGCTTCCTGGTAGAATTCGACCGTGCCCGTTGCCGGGACTTTTCCCCTCGAAGCGAGCCCTGTGGCGACACAGCCGTAACAAAAAGAAAGATGCGAAATCAGCGTTGACTCGGTGTGTCGCGCAACTCCACAATAAGCGCGTCTCATACCCCCCGTCACCCGAGGTCAGAATGTCCCCAAGCTTGTTCGTGCGCCGCTGGGCCGTTGCCAGCACGATGTCGCTGCTGGTGGGTTGTGGTTCGGAGGCTCTCGAGGAGAAGCAGACGCAGGAGCCGGTCCAGGCCAGCGAGCAGGAGATTGTCGGCGGAACCAACACGACGATCGCCGCCAATCCCTGGCAGGTGTCGCTGCAGTCCAGCTCGGGCTCCCACTTCTGCGGCGGCTCGATCCTCAACGAGAACTGGATCCTCACCGCGCAGCACTGCGTGAAGTCGGGTGGGACCGTCAGCAAGCCGGGCCGGGTGGCGGCGGGCAGCACCACGCGCAGCGGGATGAGCACCTCCGGGCAGATCCGCCAGGTCGCCGAGGTCATCGTCTATCCCGGCTACCAGGATGCCAACTACGGCAAGGACGTGGCGCTGCTGCGCCTGTCCACTCCGCTGGACCTGAGCGGGTCGAACGTAAAGGCCATCGGCCTCGTCACGAAGGCCGACGCGTCCGCGGGCGTCACCAACACGGGCGTCACCGCGCGCGTCACCGGCTGGGGCACGCTCACCAGCGGCGGCAGCACGCTTCCGGACACGTTGCAGACCGTGGACGTGAAAATCATCAGCAACAGCCAGGCCCAGTCGTCCTACCCGAGTGAGAGCATCGGCGCGGACCAGCTCGGCGCGGCCGCGGCGGGCAAGGACTCGTGCCAGGGCGACAGCGGCGGTCCGCTCACGGTGCTCAAGGGCAGCACGCGCGTGCTGGCCGGCGTCGTCAGCTGGGGCTACGGCTGCGCCGACTCGCGCTACCCAGGCATGTACGCGCGCGTATCGGAGTTCGAGAGCTGGATTACCTCGAAGATCGGCGGTGGCGGCGGCGAGCCGCCGCCGTCGACGTTGCTCTCCAAGACGGGCCTCTCGGGCGCGAGCAGCAGCTGGCAGCACTTCGCCATCACCGTCCCGTCCGGCGCCACCAGCCTCACGGTGAGTCAGTCCGGCGGCACGGGTGATGCGGACCTCTACGTCCGCGCCGGCTCGCAGCCGACGACGAGCGCGTACAACTGCCGCCCGTACGAGGACGGCAACACCGAGAGCTGCTCGTTCAGCAACCCGACGGCCGGAACCTGGTACGTCTCCGTGCGCGGCTACTCGTCGTACTCGGGCGTGTCGCTGACCGCGACCATCCCGTAAGTCACGCGTCCGTTCCCTTCACGCCGGCGCCGGTCCTCGCGAGGGGCCGGCGCCGTCGTATATGCGGGGCCCGCGGCTTCCTGGCGAGCGCTCATTTCACCTCCGTGCGCCGCGTGAGATGGAAGTCCGCCAGCAGCGCCGCCAGCAGCACCAGCAAGGGCCAGCGCGCCCGGCCAGAAGGAGCGCCTCCCTCGTCGTCACCAACTCCGGCCTGAGCGGGCCTGTCCCCCCCACCGCGACCGCGCAGGTCCGACTCGCGGGCATCCAGCGGCAGCACCTCCACCACATCCACCGGCTCGCCGTCCCGCTCGAGCGTGTAACGGCCCGGCTCCGCGGGAGGTGGCAGCTCCAGGGAGCCCGCGCCGAAGAGGGAGCGCTCTCCTTCAGGGCCCTTCAGCGTGTAGCGCGCGCCCGAGCGCGTCACCACCGACAGGGGCTCGCCGAGCGAGAGCTGCCGCCGGGGGAAGCCCTCCTGTGAGCGCCGCACCTCGCGCAGCAGGTTGCCCAGCAGCACCGGCCACGCGGGCGTGCGCTGCACGTTGGAGCGCGAGAGGTCCACGTTGAGGTGCAGGCGGCCCTCGTCCTCGGAGAGGAGCACCACGTCCCCCGCCGTCATGAGGGGCCGGCCCGGGGGAGCCTCGCCGCCAGCCGCCCAGCGCACGCCGCCGAGCTGCACGTCATCCAACAGCGGGTGGCCCTTCTCCACGAAGAAGGGGCCCACGAAGGTGCGCACGGTGCCGCCCGCGCCCACCGTCACCCGCGCGTCCGAGCCCCGGGGGCCCACGAGGAGCGCCCCCTCACCGGGGCCCAGCTCCAGCCCGGGCGCCACCGAGAGGAAGCGCTCCAGCGCCGAGCGCGCCCGCGCGTCCAGTCCCTCGGCCAGCGCCACGCGCACCCGGCGCTCCGGGGCGGGCGGCAGGCGGACCTCACCGTCCTCGGGCAGCGCGTCCGTGGGCAGGGACACCTCCACATCGCCCGCGTTCTCGAAAGTGAAGCGCAGCGTGGCCGCGCCCCCCTCGGGCAGCCGCACCCGCTCGCGCCGCTCGGTGCCTTCCTTCGCGCCCGGACCGGGCCTCGCCACAGCGTGGACTTCCGTCTCCTCGGGTCCCACGCCGAAGCGCGCCACCCGCAGCGTCACCGTGGCCGTGGAGCCCTCGTCCCGACGCCACGCCGACAGCAGCGCCACGTTGTCCCGGGGCGCGCCCAGGGCCGTCCACCGCACCGCCGGGGGCACGGCCAGTCCTTCCGCGGGAGGGGCGTCGGTGAAGAAGTGCACGCGCCTGCCCGGGCCCGCCAACTCCTGGGCCCACAGCAGGGTGGGCGCCACGTCGTGGTCCGCCCCCAGGGCACGGAAGGACTCCAGCGCGGCCAGGGCGCGCGAGGGCTCCGCCTCCGGCCCCGCCAGCACGCGTGGCATCGTGCCGCTGGCCAGCAGCGTCACGCGCGAGGCCTTCTCCTCCTCCACGCGCCGGGCCGCCTCCGCCCGCACCTTCTCCAGCACGGGGCGTCCGTCCGGCCCCCGAGCGGACAGCGAGAGGCTTCCATCCACCACCAGCACCAGGTGCCGCGTCCGGGTGTCCTCGCCCAGCCGCACGTCCGCGAGGAAGAGGGCCGCGGCCACCACCGCCAGCATCTCCAGCAGCAGCGAGGCCTCGCGGGTGAAGCGCTCGAAGCGCGGGCCTGCCTCGGCGCGGGGACGGGGCGTGCGCCAGAGGAAGAGGGCGCTCACCACCACCGGCTTCTGCTTGCGCCGTAGGAAGTACGCCGCCACCAGCGGCACGAGCGCGCCCAGCGCCAGCAGTCCCCAGGGGAAGCCGAAGCTCATGCCACCCCCGCCGGGCGGAAGAGGGGCCGCAGCGGACCTCCCACCAGCGCGCGCAGGGACTGGGACGCGGGGACCACCAGGTGGGCGGCCCGGGCCCTCGCCGCCGCGGCCGAGAGGGACTTCTGGTGCTCGGCGAAGCGTCGCGTGTACGCGGCCAGCACGTCTTCCGTGAGGAGCTCCTCCAGCGCCGCGCCGCTCTCCGCGTCCACCAGCCGCGCGCCCTCGCCGCCCGTGGGCTCGAGGTCCTCCGCGTCCAGCACCTGCACCAGGAAGAGGGCCGAGGCCCCCTGCGCCAGCCGCGACACGAGTGCCGGCAGCGGGGCCTCGAAGAGGAAGTCACTCACCACCACGCGCAGGCCGCACGGGCGCAGCGGCGGCAAGCGCCCGAGGGCCGCGTACAGGTCATCCCTCGCGTCGAAGGAGACGGCGCGCAGGGCGGAGCGGCACACCTGGCCCAGCACCCGCTCCGGGCGCGAGCCACCCACCAGCAACGTGGGGCCGAGTCCCTGCCGCGCACCCACCTCCGTGGCCAGCAGCGCCAGCTCGCGCGCGCACCCGGCCTTGCGCGGCGACAACGCCATGCTGCGCGAGCCGTCCAGCAGCACCTCCAGGCGCGGGGACACCTCGTCCTGGCGTACGCGAAGGATCAGCTCGCCGGTGCGCGCCACCGCGTTCCAGTCCAGCTGCCGCAGGTCGTCTCCCGGCTGGTAGGTGCGGAAGTCGTGCAGCTCCAACGAGGCCCCGGCCGAGGCCGCGCGCACCTCGCCCGTCCTGCCCCGCTGGGGTGTGCGAGGCAGCGCCAGGACGAGGCCCGGGGCCAGCCGGGCCACCTCCGCTTCATCGAAGTCCAGGTGCGCGCTCATGAGGCGTGGGCCCGGCGCTCGCGCTCCACGAGGGCCCGGTCCGCGGCGAAGGCGGTGAGCACGGCCACCAACCACACACAGGCGAGCATCCCCGGGGTCATCTTCGGCTCGCCCAGGTCGTAATCGTAGTCGCTGAAGTTCTCCAGGCCGATGAAGGGGTTGAGCAGGTTGAAGAGCGGGTCCTCCGCGTTCTGGCCGAAGAGGACGGCCAGCAGCGGAGGCAGCGCTCCAGCCAGTCCCGCCAGCACGAAGAAGAGGACGCGCACCACCGCCGGAGAGGCGAGCCGGTCCGAGCGCGGCAGGCGCCCCACCAGCAGCGCCAGCGAGAGGAAGAGGAGCGAGTACGCCGGCGCGACGAGCACCGTGAGGAACTCGGCATCGGGGAATCTGTTCGAGCTCCCGGACAGGAAGTAGAGCGCGACGCACAGGCCCGTCCAGAAGAGCAACAGCAGGATGACGAGCCGGAAGCCGCGCACCGCCCCCGGACGCAGCAGGGACCAGGGCCGGGTGGCGGCGCGCAGGGGCCGGGCCTGGCCGTCCGCGTCCGTGGCAACGAAGACCCCCGTCAGGGACAGGAACAGACACCCGGCGCAGCTCGCCGCCTGGGCATTGTGGATGGACTGGCCCCCCGCCAGCCACCAGCCCAACAGGAGGGCACCGGAGAGCAGCACCTGGAGGGCGAACGCCAGCCGTGGGCCCCGGGAGTAGTTCTCCGTGGACAGCGACAGCCGGGCGGCGGCCGTCTCGAAGAGCAGCCACCCATAGGTGAGCATCGCCCAGAGGAAGCCGATGGTGAATTTGACGAAGTCGTCGTCGCGGGTGACGACGCGGTAGCCCTGCTCGCTGAGGAAGTAGGCCGCCACCAGCGCGTACATCAGCGACAGGCCGAGCAGGGCCAGCAGGACGAGGTGCACCAGGGCACGTCCCATGCGCGCGTCGGCGAGCGTGGCCGCGCCCACCGCCACCACGGTGAGGAAGACGAGCCAGGAGGCGCCCAGCGTGAGCACCAGGAGGATGGTCGGCAGGTCGATGCCGTTGAGGTAGTAGCTGAAGAGCAGGAAGGGCCCCACGGCGGAGGCGTAGAGCCCGGCCTGCACCAGGAAGGAGAACACCTTGCCGCGAAGAATCCGCCGGGGCCCCAGGCCGGTGAGCAGCAGGAGCACCCACGTCTCGTCCTCGCGTTCGCGGGCCAGGGAGCGGTAGGCGCTGTAGGGGATGACGAAGAAGTGCACCACGCCCAGGCAGACGAAGAAGGCGAAGAAGAAGCCCTGTCCCTGGCTGCTGAGGCTCGCGCGCAGAGAGGTGACGTAGGCCACCATCGACAGGATGAGGCAGGCCAGCAACATCAACCCGAAGCTCACCCAGAAGACGCGGGAGCGGACGCCCTGGCGGACCTCCTTCACCACGAGAGGGTTGAGCCTGTCTCCCAGCCGCTCCAACAACCCGGGCCGGGCCTCCTCGCGCGCAGCGGTGCCCGCGCTCTCCGTGACCGTCGCGCTCACGCCACCCTCCCCTTCGTCACGTGCATGAAGGCATCCTCCAGGTTGCGCTCGCGGTGGCTGAAGGCGCACACGGGCACGCCCGCCCCCACCAGTACCGCCAGCAGCCGCGCCGCCACCGCGTCCGCCTGGTTGCTGGAGGCCGTTCCCTCCTCCCGGGGCTCCAGCCGGACTCGCAACGCTTCACCCTCGCGGGCCACCTGACTCACCCCGGGTTGCTCCAACAACAGCCGCTCGGCGCGGGCCCACACCGCCTCGCCCTCCTCTCCCGGGAAGAGGCGCACCATCAACTCCACCACCGACGCTCCAGCGGCCTGGGCGAGCAGGTCCGCCACCTTGCCCGTGGCCAACAGCCGACCCTGCTCGATGATGGCGCAGGTGTCACAGATCTCGGCCAGCTCGGTGAGGATGTGGCTGGAGATGAGCACCGCCTTGCCCTGGTCCGCGAGCGCGCGCAACAGCTCGCGCAATTCGATCCGGGCACGTGGGTCCAGGCCGTCCGCCGGCTCGTCGAGGATGAGCAGCTTCGGATCGTGCAGCAGCGTGCGCCCGAGCGCCACGCGCTGCTTCATCCCCTTGGAGAGCGCACTGGTGAGCTTGTCCTGGAGCGGGAGCAACCCGGTGAACTCCATGACCGAGGCCACGCGCTTCGTCCGGGCCTGGCCCTGGAGGCCATAGGCGCGCGCGAAGAAGTCGAGGAACTCGAGCACGGTGACATCGTCGTAGGTGCCATAGCGGTCCGGCATGTAGCCAATGAGCGGCCGCGCCTTGTCCGGGGCGTCCACGAGCGAGTGCCCGTCCAGCGTCACCTGGCCCGCGGTGGGCGTGTCCAGGGTGGCGATGATGCGCATGGTGGTGCTCTTGCCGGCACCGTTGGGACCGATGAAGCCCAGGATGGTGCCCGCCTCCAGCTCGAAGGACACGTCGTCCACCGCGCGCAGGGCGCCGTAGTCGCGCCGCAGCCCCTTCACCTCCAACAGGCTCATGGTCCGTCCACCCTTCCCCTCATGAGATGAAGGCCCTCGTGCAGCTCCACCGGGAGCACCGCCGTGGGCATCAGGCCTGGACCCTCCAGCCTCGCGAGGAAGCCGCCCTCTGGCAGCGGCTTGTCGAGCTCGGCCCAGGGCACGTTGATGAAGCGGTTCTCCACGTGCTCGGAGAAGAGCGAGAGCCGCAGGGCCGTCTTCCGGGAGGCGGAATCGGGTATGGGAGTGAGCACCCCCTCCGCGCCATCGGCGAGCGCCGGCAGCGACCACACCTTGCCGTCGAGCCGCACGTACCCCTCCGCGAGCGGCGCGCCGAGCGCGTTCTGGACGCGCAGCCCCTCACCCTCGCGCCGCACGGTGAGCCGGGCCCGAGAGGGAAGCACCGCCAGCTCCCCCCACTCGCGATAGGTGCGCGAGGACAGGAAGCCGCCCGTCACCGCCATGCCATTCGTCCAGTCCGCCTCCACGACCTGCGGCTCCCAGGCCACGTCTGGCCCCAGGAGCGTGGCCAGGGCGGGCACGTGGAAGCCCTCCGGTTCCAGGTTGGCGTAGTAGCTCCCGAGG contains:
- a CDS encoding vWA domain-containing protein; protein product: MSFGFPWGLLALGALVPLVAAYFLRRKQKPVVVSALFLWRTPRPRAEAGPRFERFTREASLLLEMLAVVAAALFLADVRLGEDTRTRHLVLVVDGSLSLSARGPDGRPVLEKVRAEAARRVEEEKASRVTLLASGTMPRVLAGPEAEPSRALAALESFRALGADHDVAPTLLWAQELAGPGRRVHFFTDAPPAEGLAVPPAVRWTALGAPRDNVALLSAWRRDEGSTATVTLRVARFGVGPEETEVHAVARPGPGAKEGTERRERVRLPEGGAATLRFTFENAGDVEVSLPTDALPEDGEVRLPPAPERRVRVALAEGLDARARSALERFLSVAPGLELGPGEGALLVGPRGSDARVTVGAGGTVRTFVGPFFVEKGHPLLDDVQLGGVRWAAGGEAPPGRPLMTAGDVVLLSEDEGRLHLNVDLSRSNVQRTPAWPVLLGNLLREVRRSQEGFPRRQLSLGEPLSVVTRSGARYTLKGPEGERSLFGAGSLELPPPAEPGRYTLERDGEPVDVVEVLPLDARESDLRGRGGGDRPAQAGVGDDEGGAPSGRARWPLLVLLAALLADFHLTRRTEVK
- a CDS encoding DUF58 domain-containing protein → MSAHLDFDEAEVARLAPGLVLALPRTPQRGRTGEVRAASAGASLELHDFRTYQPGDDLRQLDWNAVARTGELILRVRQDEVSPRLEVLLDGSRSMALSPRKAGCARELALLATEVGARQGLGPTLLVGGSRPERVLGQVCRSALRAVSFDARDDLYAALGRLPPLRPCGLRVVVSDFLFEAPLPALVSRLAQGASALFLVQVLDAEDLEPTGGEGARLVDAESGAALEELLTEDVLAAYTRRFAEHQKSLSAAAARARAAHLVVPASQSLRALVGGPLRPLFRPAGVA
- a CDS encoding dioxygenase, producing the protein MIENDHDHDKGLEHDLKILAQRTGRRQILQLMAGATLMPLVGCGAGAEEGIGGEGLLTEDGLASCATIPEETQGPYPGDGSNGPNALKLSGIVRSDIRSSIAGATGTAAGVLLTLKLTLVNSRQSCAPLSGYAIYLWQCDRDGKYSMYALPNQNYLRGVQETGSDGTVTFKTIFPGCYDGRVPHLHFEIYPSLAKATSASYKIKTSQIAFPLDVCKTVYSTTGYSVSQTNLSRVSFATDMVFRDGTSLQMASVTGSPTAGYIATLPVGISV
- a CDS encoding ABC transporter permease → MSATVTESAGTAAREEARPGLLERLGDRLNPLVVKEVRQGVRSRVFWVSFGLMLLACLILSMVAYVTSLRASLSSQGQGFFFAFFVCLGVVHFFVIPYSAYRSLAREREDETWVLLLLTGLGPRRILRGKVFSFLVQAGLYASAVGPFLLFSYYLNGIDLPTILLVLTLGASWLVFLTVVAVGAATLADARMGRALVHLVLLALLGLSLMYALVAAYFLSEQGYRVVTRDDDFVKFTIGFLWAMLTYGWLLFETAAARLSLSTENYSRGPRLAFALQVLLSGALLLGWWLAGGQSIHNAQAASCAGCLFLSLTGVFVATDADGQARPLRAATRPWSLLRPGAVRGFRLVILLLLFWTGLCVALYFLSGSSNRFPDAEFLTVLVAPAYSLLFLSLALLVGRLPRSDRLASPAVVRVLFFVLAGLAGALPPLLAVLFGQNAEDPLFNLLNPFIGLENFSDYDYDLGEPKMTPGMLACVWLVAVLTAFAADRALVERERRAHAS
- a CDS encoding trypsin-like serine protease, which translates into the protein MSPSLFVRRWAVASTMSLLVGCGSEALEEKQTQEPVQASEQEIVGGTNTTIAANPWQVSLQSSSGSHFCGGSILNENWILTAQHCVKSGGTVSKPGRVAAGSTTRSGMSTSGQIRQVAEVIVYPGYQDANYGKDVALLRLSTPLDLSGSNVKAIGLVTKADASAGVTNTGVTARVTGWGTLTSGGSTLPDTLQTVDVKIISNSQAQSSYPSESIGADQLGAAAAGKDSCQGDSGGPLTVLKGSTRVLAGVVSWGYGCADSRYPGMYARVSEFESWITSKIGGGGGEPPPSTLLSKTGLSGASSSWQHFAITVPSGATSLTVSQSGGTGDADLYVRAGSQPTTSAYNCRPYEDGNTESCSFSNPTAGTWYVSVRGYSSYSGVSLTATIP
- a CDS encoding ABC transporter ATP-binding protein, translating into MSLLEVKGLRRDYGALRAVDDVSFELEAGTILGFIGPNGAGKSTTMRIIATLDTPTAGQVTLDGHSLVDAPDKARPLIGYMPDRYGTYDDVTVLEFLDFFARAYGLQGQARTKRVASVMEFTGLLPLQDKLTSALSKGMKQRVALGRTLLHDPKLLILDEPADGLDPRARIELRELLRALADQGKAVLISSHILTELAEICDTCAIIEQGRLLATGKVADLLAQAAGASVVELMVRLFPGEEGEAVWARAERLLLEQPGVSQVAREGEALRVRLEPREEGTASSNQADAVAARLLAVLVGAGVPVCAFSHRERNLEDAFMHVTKGRVA